The following coding sequences lie in one Cucurbita pepo subsp. pepo cultivar mu-cu-16 chromosome LG13, ASM280686v2, whole genome shotgun sequence genomic window:
- the LOC111808581 gene encoding ABSCISIC ACID-INSENSITIVE 5-like protein 2 produces the protein MGIQTMGSQAGGDPNGKQSQFQPLVRQSSLYNLTLDEVQNQLGDLGKPLISMNLDELLKNVWSAEANQTVGKENEDNIVLDNQTSLQRQASLSLNGALSKKTVDEVWRDIQQSKNSEEKKSREQQPTLGEMTLEDFLVKAGVVAETSSNKKGAGSVVEIDANITPQFQQTQWMQYPQPPYQSQQAAMMGVYMSGQPIPQPLHVGAGAVMDVPYVDNQMALQTPLMGTLSDTPTSGRKRGAPEDMIEKTVERRQKRMIKNRESAARSRARKQAYTNELENKVSRLEEENERLRKRKELEKMLPLAPSPEPKYQLRRTSSAPF, from the exons ATGGGGATTCAGACTATGGGGTCTCAGGCTGGAGGTGATCCGAATGGCAAACAATCACAGTTCCAGCCGTTGGTTCGTCAAAGCTCGCTCTATAATCTCACGTTGGATGAGGTCCAAAATCAGTTGGGAGATCTAGGAAAGCCGTTAATCAGTATGAATCTCGACGAGCTTCTTAAGAATGTGTGGAGTGCTGAGGCGAACCAAACGGTTGGTAAGGAGAATGAGGATAATATCGTCTTGGATAATCAAACGTCCCTACAACGTCAGGCTAGCCTCTCGTTAAATGGTGCTCTGAGTAAAAAGACTGTTGATGAGGTGTGGAGAGATATTCAACAAAGCAAAAATAGTGAGGAGAAGAAGTCTCGTGAACAGCAACCGACGTTGGGAGAGATGACGTTGGAGGATTTTCTAGTGAAAGCAGGGGTGGTTGCTGAAACGTCgtcaaataaaaaaggagCGGGTTCTGTTGTTGAAATTGATGCAAATATCACGCCACAGTTTCAACAAACGCAGTGGATGCAGTACCCGCAACCTCCGTATCAGTCTCAACAAGCAGCAATGATGGGGGTTTACATGTCGGGCCAGCCTATTCCCCAGCCACTGCACGTGGGGGCTGGTGCTGTGATGGATGTTCCATATGTAGACAACCAGATGGCGTTACAAACTCCTTTAATGGGAACTTTATCGGACACACCGACATCTGGGAGAAAAAGAGGAGCGCCTGAAGACATGATTGAGAAAACTGTCGAGCGTAGACAGAAAAGGATGATAAAGAATCGGGAATCTGCCGCTCGTTCACGAGCAAGGAAGCAg GCATATACCAATGAACTGGAGAATAAAGTTTCACGTTtggaagaggagaacgaaaggCTCCGGAAACGGAAG
- the LOC111808583 gene encoding uncharacterized protein LOC111808583 isoform X2, which yields MTKRMESYGLLGQRRDVKHKGRNVVWSVAMDKCLIEALAVQARNGNKIERCFNENAYTAACVAVNSHFNLNLNNQKVINRLKTIKKRYKVIKDILCRDGFRWNPTSKMIDCDSEELWKRYVAAPSRWTKMKDGNRPLQVRNFVEESASFHSPSSEDLSETDDTESYTGPSEYAELPNGSQDPLPNSPQRQHPKRPRASEALQDAMLAVASSIRRLADAMELSKHSIDANELLEAVMEVDGLEEAKQMYAFEYLNADPVKARAFLTYNARMRKIYLFRQFWWWK from the exons ATGACTAAAA GAATGGAGTCATATGGCCTGCTAGGGCAAAGAAGGGATGTTAAGCACAAAGGAAGGAATGTTGTTTGGTCAGTTGCAATGGACAAGTGCCTTATTGAAGCTCTTGCTGTTCAGGCCAGAAATGGGAATAAAATTGAGAGATGCTTTAATGAAAATGCATATACAGCTGCATGTGTTGCTGTCAATAGtcattttaacttaaacttgAACAACCAGAAAGTTATCAATCGCCTTAAGACAATTAAGAAGAGATACAAAGTAATCAAGGATATTCTTTGTCGAGATGGGTTTCGGTGGAACCCGACTTCGAAGATGATTGATTGTGACAGTGAAGAACTTTGGAAGAGATATGTGGCA GCTCCGAGTCGATGGACGAAGATGAAGGATGGAAACCGTCCACTGCAGGTTAGGAACTTTGTAGAAGAGTCTGCGTCGTTTCACTCCCCAAGCTCTGAAGATCTTAGCGAAACAGACGATACAGAGTCGTACACTGGACCGTCCGAATATGCAGAACTGCCCAATGGTAGTCAGGACCCTCTGCCAAACAGTCCACAGAGACAACATCCGAAAAGGCCACGGGCATCTGAAGCTCTCCAAGATGCAATGCTAGCCGTGGCGTCCAGTATTCGTCGTCTGGCCGATGCAATGGAACTGAGCAAACATTCGATAGATGCTAATGAACTCTTAGAAGCTGTAATGGAGGTTGATGGTTTGGAGGAAGCTAAACAGATGTACGCCTTCGAATATTTGAACGCGGATCCGGTGAAAGCCCGAGCGTTCTTGACTTATAACGCTCGAATGAGGAAGATATATTTGTTTCGACAGTTTTGGTGGTGGAAGTGA
- the LOC111808583 gene encoding uncharacterized protein LOC111808583 isoform X1, whose amino-acid sequence MTKRMESYGLLGQRRDVKHKGRNVVWSVAMDKCLIEALAVQARNGNKIERCFNENAYTAACVAVNSHFNLNLNNQKVINRLKTIKKRYKVIKDILCRDGFRWNPTSKMIDCDSEELWKRYVAAHPDARGLRGKPIEMYDELNIVCGNYQAPSRWTKMKDGNRPLQVRNFVEESASFHSPSSEDLSETDDTESYTGPSEYAELPNGSQDPLPNSPQRQHPKRPRASEALQDAMLAVASSIRRLADAMELSKHSIDANELLEAVMEVDGLEEAKQMYAFEYLNADPVKARAFLTYNARMRKIYLFRQFWWWK is encoded by the exons ATGACTAAAA GAATGGAGTCATATGGCCTGCTAGGGCAAAGAAGGGATGTTAAGCACAAAGGAAGGAATGTTGTTTGGTCAGTTGCAATGGACAAGTGCCTTATTGAAGCTCTTGCTGTTCAGGCCAGAAATGGGAATAAAATTGAGAGATGCTTTAATGAAAATGCATATACAGCTGCATGTGTTGCTGTCAATAGtcattttaacttaaacttgAACAACCAGAAAGTTATCAATCGCCTTAAGACAATTAAGAAGAGATACAAAGTAATCAAGGATATTCTTTGTCGAGATGGGTTTCGGTGGAACCCGACTTCGAAGATGATTGATTGTGACAGTGAAGAACTTTGGAAGAGATATGTGGCA GCACACCCCGATGCAAGAGGACTCAGAGGGAagccaatagagatgtatgaTGAACTAAACATTGTTTGTGGCAATTATCAGGCTCCGAGTCGATGGACGAAGATGAAGGATGGAAACCGTCCACTGCAGGTTAGGAACTTTGTAGAAGAGTCTGCGTCGTTTCACTCCCCAAGCTCTGAAGATCTTAGCGAAACAGACGATACAGAGTCGTACACTGGACCGTCCGAATATGCAGAACTGCCCAATGGTAGTCAGGACCCTCTGCCAAACAGTCCACAGAGACAACATCCGAAAAGGCCACGGGCATCTGAAGCTCTCCAAGATGCAATGCTAGCCGTGGCGTCCAGTATTCGTCGTCTGGCCGATGCAATGGAACTGAGCAAACATTCGATAGATGCTAATGAACTCTTAGAAGCTGTAATGGAGGTTGATGGTTTGGAGGAAGCTAAACAGATGTACGCCTTCGAATATTTGAACGCGGATCCGGTGAAAGCCCGAGCGTTCTTGACTTATAACGCTCGAATGAGGAAGATATATTTGTTTCGACAGTTTTGGTGGTGGAAGTGA
- the LOC111808575 gene encoding transcription factor MYB33-like isoform X1, whose protein sequence is MRHTKIEIEDNIPSKDQILSPLVDEDSGGNANGIVLKKGPWTSAEDEILIEYVKKHGEGNWNAVQKHSGLSRCGKSCRLRWANHLRPNLKKGAFTEEEEHLIIELHAKMGNKWARMAAHLPGRTDNEIKNYWNTRIKRRQRAGLPLYPPDVCLRTWQALQQTQDTGGSNVVDKDRHDLLRTNSYDIPDVMFHSLKPNNTLSYMSELPDISSCMMKRGLDSSLCSFMPSTMHRQKRFRESASLFPSPDGSVKAPYQFEDNSYGQVTQSYGSPFPLESNPTNKNAMSFGSFEGSHSLTNGNSSASQHSKETEKLELPSLQYPETDLSSWDTPIQPSIFESVDPFIQSPPTFMLGSDCPSPRHSGLLEALIYESKTLGCPKNHPSDKNSNSYSVTPGDVTDSYNITASKTEIDDYTEAISPFGHSTSSLFSECTPISATGSSYEDPALTEAFSGSNVKSEPLDHAWTPERERASKSGVEFTRPDALLASDWQDRSSGIVEDTANVTDAISLLLGDDLAADYERLPSEISTSHLEWGLDSCSWNNMPAVCHMSDLP, encoded by the exons ATGCGGCATACGAAAATTGAGATTGAAGACAATATACCTTCAAAAGACCAGATATTATCACCATTGGTAGACGAAGATAGCGGAGGGAATGCCAACGGTATTGTTCTTAAGAAAGGACCATGGACGTCTGCTGaagatgaaattttgataGAGTATGTAAAGAAGCATGGGGAGGGAAATTGGAATGCTGTGCAGAAGCATTCTGGACTTTCTCGTTGTGGGAAGAGCTGCCGTTTGCGATGGGCCAATCACCTCAGACCAAACTTGAAAAAAGGGGCATTtactgaagaagaagagcatcTAATAATTGAACTGCATGCTAAAATGGGAAACAAATGGGCTCGCATGGCAGCCCAT TTACCTGGACGTACAGACAATGAAATCAAGAATTACTGGAACACTCGAATTAAGAGGCGGCAGCGGGCTGGTCTACCTTTGTATCCCCCAGACGTGTGTCTGCGTACATGGCAGGCATTACAGCAGACCCAAGACACTGGTGGAAGTAATGTTGTAGATAAAGATCGTCACGATCTTCTTCGGACTAATAGTTATGATATACCGGATGTCATGTTCCATAGCTTGAAGCCTAATAATACCTTATCTTATATGTCCGAGCTTCCAGATATTTCAAGTTGTATGATGAAAAGAGGTCTTGATTCTTCTCTTTGTAGTTTTATGCCATCAACAATGCATCGTCAAAAACGCTTTCGGGAATCAGCATCCTTATTCCCTAGTCCTGATGGTAGTGTTAAAGCCCCTTACCAGTTTGAGGATAATTCCTACGGTCAAGTTACTCAGTCATATGGATCGCCTTTTCCTCTTGAATCCAACCCTACCAATAAGAATGCCATGTCATTTGGCTCGTTTGAGGGTAGCCATTCCCTTACAAATGGCAATTCCTCTGCTTCTCAGCACTCGAAAGAGACAGAGAAGTTGGAGCTCCCTTCACTCCAATATCCAGAAACTGATTTGAGCAGTTGGGACACACCCATCCAGCCGTCAATATTTGAATCAGTTGATCCGTTTATTCAATCTCCACCAACTTTCATGTTGGGATCAGATTGCCCTTCACCACGCCACAGTGGCCTGCTAGAAGCTTTAATATATGAATCGAAAACGTTGGGTTGTCCAAAGAATCACCCATCtgataaaaattcaaattcatacAGTGTTACTCCAGGTGATGTAACTGATAGTTACAATATAACAGCAAGTAAGACAGAAATTGATGACTATACTGAGGCTATTTCCCCGTTCGGTCATTCTACCTCCTCACTTTTCAGTGAGTGCACACCAATCAGTGCGACTGGAAGTTCATATGAAGATCCTGCTCTTACTGAGGCCTTTTCTG GAAGTAATGTGAAATCAGAACCACTTGATCACGCATGGACcccagagagagaaagagcaTCCAAAAGCGGGGTCGAATTCACTCGTCCAGATGCCTTGCTCGCTTCAGATTGGCAGGACCGCAGTTCGGGTATCGTGGAGGACACAGCCAATGTGACCGATGCCATCTCCTTGCTTCTAGGCGATGATTTAGCAGCTGACTACGAGCGCTTACCATCTGAGATTTCGACGTCTCACTTGGAATGGGGTCTTGATTCTTGTTCATGGAATAACATGCCAGCAGTGTGTCATATGTCTGATCTTCCTTGA
- the LOC111808575 gene encoding transcription factor MYB33-like isoform X3 encodes MLKWETNGLAWQPIWILINFQVSRFSIFSSIAAKLPGRTDNEIKNYWNTRIKRRQRAGLPLYPPDVCLRTWQALQQTQDTGGSNVVDKDRHDLLRTNSYDIPDVMFHSLKPNNTLSYMSELPDISSCMMKRGLDSSLCSFMPSTMHRQKRFRESASLFPSPDGSVKAPYQFEDNSYGQVTQSYGSPFPLESNPTNKNAMSFGSFEGSHSLTNGNSSASQHSKETEKLELPSLQYPETDLSSWDTPIQPSIFESVDPFIQSPPTFMLGSDCPSPRHSGLLEALIYESKTLGCPKNHPSDKNSNSYSVTPGDVTDSYNITASKTEIDDYTEAISPFGHSTSSLFSECTPISATGSSYEDPALTEAFSGSNVKSEPLDHAWTPERERASKSGVEFTRPDALLASDWQDRSSGIVEDTANVTDAISLLLGDDLAADYERLPSEISTSHLEWGLDSCSWNNMPAVCHMSDLP; translated from the exons ATGCTAAAATGGGAAACAAATGGGCTCGCATGGCAGCCCAT atGGATTCTTATTAACTTTCAAGTTTCAAGATTCTCCATATTTTCTTCTATAGCTGCCAAG TTACCTGGACGTACAGACAATGAAATCAAGAATTACTGGAACACTCGAATTAAGAGGCGGCAGCGGGCTGGTCTACCTTTGTATCCCCCAGACGTGTGTCTGCGTACATGGCAGGCATTACAGCAGACCCAAGACACTGGTGGAAGTAATGTTGTAGATAAAGATCGTCACGATCTTCTTCGGACTAATAGTTATGATATACCGGATGTCATGTTCCATAGCTTGAAGCCTAATAATACCTTATCTTATATGTCCGAGCTTCCAGATATTTCAAGTTGTATGATGAAAAGAGGTCTTGATTCTTCTCTTTGTAGTTTTATGCCATCAACAATGCATCGTCAAAAACGCTTTCGGGAATCAGCATCCTTATTCCCTAGTCCTGATGGTAGTGTTAAAGCCCCTTACCAGTTTGAGGATAATTCCTACGGTCAAGTTACTCAGTCATATGGATCGCCTTTTCCTCTTGAATCCAACCCTACCAATAAGAATGCCATGTCATTTGGCTCGTTTGAGGGTAGCCATTCCCTTACAAATGGCAATTCCTCTGCTTCTCAGCACTCGAAAGAGACAGAGAAGTTGGAGCTCCCTTCACTCCAATATCCAGAAACTGATTTGAGCAGTTGGGACACACCCATCCAGCCGTCAATATTTGAATCAGTTGATCCGTTTATTCAATCTCCACCAACTTTCATGTTGGGATCAGATTGCCCTTCACCACGCCACAGTGGCCTGCTAGAAGCTTTAATATATGAATCGAAAACGTTGGGTTGTCCAAAGAATCACCCATCtgataaaaattcaaattcatacAGTGTTACTCCAGGTGATGTAACTGATAGTTACAATATAACAGCAAGTAAGACAGAAATTGATGACTATACTGAGGCTATTTCCCCGTTCGGTCATTCTACCTCCTCACTTTTCAGTGAGTGCACACCAATCAGTGCGACTGGAAGTTCATATGAAGATCCTGCTCTTACTGAGGCCTTTTCTG GAAGTAATGTGAAATCAGAACCACTTGATCACGCATGGACcccagagagagaaagagcaTCCAAAAGCGGGGTCGAATTCACTCGTCCAGATGCCTTGCTCGCTTCAGATTGGCAGGACCGCAGTTCGGGTATCGTGGAGGACACAGCCAATGTGACCGATGCCATCTCCTTGCTTCTAGGCGATGATTTAGCAGCTGACTACGAGCGCTTACCATCTGAGATTTCGACGTCTCACTTGGAATGGGGTCTTGATTCTTGTTCATGGAATAACATGCCAGCAGTGTGTCATATGTCTGATCTTCCTTGA
- the LOC111808575 gene encoding transcription factor GAMYB-like isoform X2: protein MRHTKIEIEDNIPSKDQILSPLVDEDSGGNANGIVLKKGPWTSAEDEILIEYVKKHGEGNWNAVQKHSGLSRCGKSCRLRWANHLRPNLKKGAFTEEEEHLIIELHAKMGNKWARMAAHLPGRTDNEIKNYWNTRIKRRQRAGLPLYPPDVCLRTWQALQQTQDTGGSNVVDKDRHDLLRTNSYDIPDVMFHSLKPNNTLSYMSELPDISSCMMKRGLDSSLCSFMPSTMHRQKRFRESASLFPSPDGSVKAPYQFEDNSYGQVTQSYGSPFPLESNPTNKNAMSFGSFEGSHSLTNGNSSASQHSKETEKLELPSLQYPETDLSSWDTPIQPSIFESVDPFIQSPPTFMLGSDCPSPRHSGLLEALIYESKTLGCPKNHPSDKNSNSYSVTPGDVTDSYNITASKTEIDDYTEAISPFGHSTSSLFSECTPISATGSSYEDPALTEAFSDTFQSSFSPRFHDGLHQMLKV from the exons ATGCGGCATACGAAAATTGAGATTGAAGACAATATACCTTCAAAAGACCAGATATTATCACCATTGGTAGACGAAGATAGCGGAGGGAATGCCAACGGTATTGTTCTTAAGAAAGGACCATGGACGTCTGCTGaagatgaaattttgataGAGTATGTAAAGAAGCATGGGGAGGGAAATTGGAATGCTGTGCAGAAGCATTCTGGACTTTCTCGTTGTGGGAAGAGCTGCCGTTTGCGATGGGCCAATCACCTCAGACCAAACTTGAAAAAAGGGGCATTtactgaagaagaagagcatcTAATAATTGAACTGCATGCTAAAATGGGAAACAAATGGGCTCGCATGGCAGCCCAT TTACCTGGACGTACAGACAATGAAATCAAGAATTACTGGAACACTCGAATTAAGAGGCGGCAGCGGGCTGGTCTACCTTTGTATCCCCCAGACGTGTGTCTGCGTACATGGCAGGCATTACAGCAGACCCAAGACACTGGTGGAAGTAATGTTGTAGATAAAGATCGTCACGATCTTCTTCGGACTAATAGTTATGATATACCGGATGTCATGTTCCATAGCTTGAAGCCTAATAATACCTTATCTTATATGTCCGAGCTTCCAGATATTTCAAGTTGTATGATGAAAAGAGGTCTTGATTCTTCTCTTTGTAGTTTTATGCCATCAACAATGCATCGTCAAAAACGCTTTCGGGAATCAGCATCCTTATTCCCTAGTCCTGATGGTAGTGTTAAAGCCCCTTACCAGTTTGAGGATAATTCCTACGGTCAAGTTACTCAGTCATATGGATCGCCTTTTCCTCTTGAATCCAACCCTACCAATAAGAATGCCATGTCATTTGGCTCGTTTGAGGGTAGCCATTCCCTTACAAATGGCAATTCCTCTGCTTCTCAGCACTCGAAAGAGACAGAGAAGTTGGAGCTCCCTTCACTCCAATATCCAGAAACTGATTTGAGCAGTTGGGACACACCCATCCAGCCGTCAATATTTGAATCAGTTGATCCGTTTATTCAATCTCCACCAACTTTCATGTTGGGATCAGATTGCCCTTCACCACGCCACAGTGGCCTGCTAGAAGCTTTAATATATGAATCGAAAACGTTGGGTTGTCCAAAGAATCACCCATCtgataaaaattcaaattcatacAGTGTTACTCCAGGTGATGTAACTGATAGTTACAATATAACAGCAAGTAAGACAGAAATTGATGACTATACTGAGGCTATTTCCCCGTTCGGTCATTCTACCTCCTCACTTTTCAGTGAGTGCACACCAATCAGTGCGACTGGAAGTTCATATGAAGATCCTGCTCTTACTGAGGCCTTTTCTG ataCGTTTCAGAGTAGTTTTAGTCCGAGGTTTCACGATGGACTCCATCAAATGTTAAAAGTATAA
- the LOC111808573 gene encoding uncharacterized protein LOC111808573 produces the protein MFRPPAASSQQLPNSSLANSANGLQNPIQIQPQNQAPFCNPNAHLNNLHGNPVPNMPPPMFQPGLMMNLQNPLMALPNNPLGASPFAPGHMGFANSAANFPAQGQFNMVPNVNQMNMNSCLPLAQFFGQNMPNLVQQLTQNMGLSNGQFCLPFQNMNQHVIPGQMLNMSSQVPSHASYGAPNQQAVPMPFQNPALSTIQPFGVNQAMHPVNQNPQNFIPQAMGGAGSNQLPGSAPPLQGNSTMPFNSPTQPQQARNLQSPAFVGSQGNSSISDGGNGSNSFSNNLAHRNFTRNSNKGFQKHQAHHMKNEKKKFGVPGGPKGKGFHNERRNKFGGANSTEHVKDQKRSLSLVYTDQEILQWREARRKNFPSSTNIQKKLTEKQSDCTVVDKEAQLLRQELKEILAKQAELGVEVAEIPQEYLSYSEKCDDNKRHGDLSTMGEEAEGASTGKEKARNRFNKRRRPEKKNRSRKKEKPDKHLSNKSPLKKREPTLYQKLLRADVKRDKSHMLQALRFMVMNSFFNEWPNKPLNFPSVIVKESGSEIKVVDEKSLSTGSFNLQETNSSMVENTGSHGIASDNESDDDNSDNDEKFKGDGIPILEEEEGEIID, from the exons ATGTTTCGTCCTCCAGCGGCTTCTTCACAACAG TTACCCAATTCATCTCTCGCGAATTCCGCCAATGGGCTTCAAAATCCCATTCAAATTCAACCCCAAAACCAGGCTCCTTTCTGCAATCCCAACGCTCACTTGAACAATCTCCATGGAAATCCTGTTCCAAACATGCCGCCTCCCATGTTTCAACCAGGATTAATGATGAATTTGCAAAACCCTCTCATGGCGTTGCCTAATAATCCACTTGGTGCTTCCCCGTTTGCTCCCGGACATATGGGATTTGCAAATTCTGCTGCTAATTTTCCGGCTCAGGGGCAGTTCAATATGGTGCCGAATGTGAATCAGATGAATATGAACTCGTGTTTGCCTCTAGCGCAGTTTTTTGGGCAGAATATGCCCAATTTGGTTCAGCAATTGACTCAGAATATGGGATTATCTAATGGGCAGTTCTGTTTGCCGTTTCAAAATATGAATCAACATGTAATTCCTGGACAGATGTTGAATATGTCGTCGCAAGTTCCTTCTCATGCTTCATATGGTGCTCCAAATCAACAAGCTGTTCCAATGCCTTTTCAGAATCCTGCCCTCTCTACAATTCAGCCTTTTGGTGTCAATCAGGCAATGCACCCTGTTAACCAAAATCCCCAAAACTTCATTCCACAAGCAATGGGTGGTGCTGGATCAAATCAATTGCCGGGTTCGGCTCCACCGTTGCAAGGGAACTCGACTATGCCGTTTAACTCTCCGACGCAACCACAACAAGCCAGGAACCTGCAGTCACCTGCTTTCGTTGGTTCACAG GGGAATTCTTCAATAAGTGATGGTGGAAATGGATCAAATTCCTTCTCAAATAATTTAGCTCACAGGAATTTCACGAGGAACTCAAACAAAGG ATTTCAGAAGCATCAAGCTCAtcatatgaaaaatgaaaagaaaaagtttggGGTTCCTGGCGGACCGAAAGGAAAAG GTTTTCACAATGAGAGGAGGAACAAATTTGGTGGTGCTAACTCCACAGAACATGTGAAAGACCAGAAGAG ATCTCTTTCTTTGGTCTATACGGATCAAGAAATCCTGCAATGGCGTGAAGCACGCCGGAAGAATTTCCCGTCATCAACCAACATACAGAAG AAACTCACCGAAAAGCAATCCGACTGCACAGTGGTTGATAAGGAGGCTCAGCTTTTGCGACAA GAACTAAAAGAGATTTTAGCAAAGCAGGCTGAATTAGGAGTGGAAGTAGCAGAAATACCACAAGAATACCTTTCATATTCAGAGAAATGTGACGATAATAAACGACACGGAGATCTATCGACAATGGGAGAGGAAGCAGAAGGAGCCTCaacagggaaagaaaaagctcGAAACAGGTTCAACAAGAGGCGAAGACCTGAGAAAAAGAACCGttcgagaaagaaagaaaaacccgATAAGCATTTATCAAACAAGTCACCATTAAAGAAGAGAGAGCCAACATTATACCAGAAGCTGTTGAGAGCAGATGTTAAGAGAGACAAGAGCCATATGTTACAAGCTTTGAGATTCATGGTGATGAATTCTTTCTTCAATGAATGGCCCAATAAACCCTTGAACTTTCCTTCAGTCATTGTCAAAGAGAGTGGAAGTGAGATCAAGGTGGTTGATGAGAAGTCTCTATCTACTGGGAGCTTCAATCTCCAAGAGACCAACAGTTCAATGGTTGAAAACACTGGTAGTCATGGCATTGCCAGCGATAACGAAAGCGACGATGACAATAGCGATAACGATGAGAAGTTCAAAGGAGATGGAATACCGATACTCGAAGAGGAAGAAGGTGAAATTATCGATTAA